The following nucleotide sequence is from Rhodospirillales bacterium.
CTTTTATGCGTTAAACATTAAAAAGGCGGTCAAAAAACCGCCTTTAAATCAGACACATACAACCTGTGTATTACGCAGATGCTTCTGTTGCGTACTCCTCAGATTTTATATTATGTTTTTCTCCTAATATACTGGAAGGCAATGATAAATCATCGTCATTATCGCTCACTTTGGATTTTTTCTGGCTATTTTCCTGTGTTTCCGAAGTACGAAGCTTATCATCCTGTACGCCTTCTTCCCAGCTGTTTATGATGCGCTGGTAATGCTCGGCATATTGGAGGTAGCTTTCGGCCAAGATGCGGTCGCCGCCGGAAGCGGCGTCCTTTGCCAAAGCCGTATATTTTTCCGTCACCTGATGGGCGGTGCCACGAATACGTACGTCAGGGCCGTTGCTGTCGTAAACCTGCATCCGCTGATTATTTCCTCGACGCTGACCATTCCCTCTGCCGCGCTGACGTCTATTTGAAGTTCCGTGTCTCATTTTTTCATTTTCCGTTCATATTTATTTTTGCACATACACGTACACCATACATTATTTGCGTACGTATGGCTAGCCCCTTGAGGCTCAAACACACTATATCTAGGGTTTATTCACTCAACACCAAACACCATATTTGCGTTTGTCTGCGTTGATGATTTTTAACCTACAGCCGATAGGTATTTTCAATCAACCGTCCGGCAAATTATTTTTGACTTTATCCCCATCACTGTTTTGTGGCGTTAGCTCTAAAACCCTTATGTGCCCTGCTAAATCGAGATATAAGCCTTCCACCAAAAACCGCGATTCTTCGCCGAGTCGCATTACAGAATCATGCTGGTCGAATCCGATCTCAAAAAAAGCCCGTGCGCCGGGATTTAACAGGCGAAAAAGATCGGAAAAAATTTCTTTATAGGCTTGCAAACCATCTGCGCCTCCATGCAAAGCCAGAATCGGATCGTAATTCTGGACTGATTTATCAAGATTCTGAATCGCTTTTGGAGAAACATAAGGGGGATTCGAAACCACCAGATCAAAAGATTCGTCGATGCATTCGGCCCAATTGCTTTGTATAAATGCTGCGCGATTCTCGACTTTGTTGGCTTCGGCGTTGGAGCGGGCTGTCTTAAGCGCGCCTTCGGATAGATCTACACCTACTCCAGTAGCCTC
It contains:
- the prmC gene encoding peptide chain release factor N(5)-glutamine methyltransferase, whose translation is MKLNILYKTLRQSLSESDAHYVIQKRTGLNRADMISNPDQIVDKLQILKDLQRHQNGEPLSRIYEEREFWSLSFSLSPDTLDPRFDTETLIEAVLARYKSAPPKRILDLGTGTGCILIALLSEFPEATGVGVDLSEGALKTARSNAEANKVENRAAFIQSNWAECIDESFDLVVSNPPYVSPKAIQNLDKSVQNYDPILALHGGADGLQAYKEIFSDLFRLLNPGARAFFEIGFDQHDSVMRLGEESRFLVEGLYLDLAGHIRVLELTPQNSDGDKVKNNLPDG
- a CDS encoding DUF4167 domain-containing protein, which translates into the protein MRHGTSNRRQRGRGNGQRRGNNQRMQVYDSNGPDVRIRGTAHQVTEKYTALAKDAASGGDRILAESYLQYAEHYQRIINSWEEGVQDDKLRTSETQENSQKKSKVSDNDDDLSLPSSILGEKHNIKSEEYATEASA